A region from the Aegilops tauschii subsp. strangulata cultivar AL8/78 chromosome 5, Aet v6.0, whole genome shotgun sequence genome encodes:
- the LOC109743622 gene encoding disease resistance protein RFL1 isoform X2 codes for MSTGTPLFVASVMLVCVAFWGYVMQLYVIPKVILGFLMPLLQDRSSSSTYRLRFLMEYIVVLYILFILDAITGVLFLRIPLYYELELAFIMYLWHPRTQLYLPSKSVGATIVLNMILLPLVMVKFFTARVHDLLLACIRLRSEAARTRAHAREMRLQKLRLETRHLWGMESCLNKVHDFLESRLAHDNLLGIWGVSGVGKSSLLMQLRQSYRIFAVFHHVLYFGFGSRSTVTDVQLALGVCLGYNYEMMPLMDEKSRARVIHHSLSNTSFLLLLDELEAPVDLAAVGLRMPLGKYRHQKVIIATGSKDVCALMGCAADNIIEIGCLGEDDAWSLFKDRVGDAIIDDPRIQPLAKEMAQACGGLPIALRTFAGAMSAIQDADEWRYMYKYLQARLPLSREQFADLLHNIRHW; via the exons ATGTCTACCGGAACCCC ATTGTTTGTGGCGTCTGTTATGCTGGTGTGTGT AGCGTTTTGGGGGTATGTTATGCAGCTGTATGTGATCCCGAAGGTAATTTTGGGATTTCTGATGCCGCTCCTGCAGGATCGCAGCTCAAGCTCAACCTACCGGCTCCGGTTCCTCATGGAGTACAT CGTAGTACTATACATCCTATTCATACTTGACGCAATCACAGGCGTACTGTTCTTGAG GATTCCATTGTACTACGAACTTGAGCTTGCCTTCATCATGTACCTATGGCACCCCAGGACTCAGCTATATTTACCTTCAAAATCTGTA GGGGCTACCATTGTGCTCAACATGATCCTCCTACCACTGGTAATGGTCAAGTTCTTCACAGCGAGAGTTCATGATCTGCTCCTCGCTTGTATACGGCTCCGGTCGGAGGCAGCTCGTACCCGTGCTCATGCCCGTGAGATGAGGCTGCAGAAGCTCCGGTTGGAAACTCGCCATTTGTGGGGAATGGAGAGTTGTCTTAACAAGGTGCATGACTTTTTGGAGAGCAGGCTAGCCCATGATAACTTGCTAGGGATCTGGGGCGTGAGTGGAGTGGGTAAATCTTCCCTTCTCATGCAGCTGCGACAGTCTTACCGAATCTTCGCTGTTTTCCACCATGTGCTCTATTTTGGGTTTGGCAGCAGATCCACCGTGACGGATGTGCAGCTTGCATTGGGTGTATGTTTGGGCTACAACTACGAAATGATGCCATTGATGGATGAGAAGAGCCGGGCCCGCGTTATCCATCACAGTTTGTCAAACACCAGCTTCCTCCTGTTGCTAGATGAGCTGGAGGCGCCTGTTGATCTGGCGGCGGTTGGCCTGCGGATGCCACTTGGGAAGTACCGGCACCAGAAGGTCATCATTGCGACAGGGAGCAAGGATGTTTGTGCCCTCATGGGTTGTGCTGCTGATAACATCATCGAAATAGGGTGTTTGGGGGAAGATGATGCCTGGAGCCTCTTTAAAGACAGAGTTGGGGATGCAATCATTGATGACCCTCGGATTCAGCCGCTTGCCAAAGAG ATGGCTCAAGCCTGTGGAGGATTGCCGATAGCACTACGCACATTTGCTGGGGCAATGTCTGCGATACAAGATGCAGATGAATGGAGGTATATGTATAAATATCTCCAGGCTCGGCTTCCATTGTCACGAGAACAATTTGCAGATTTGTTACACAATATCAGGCACTGGTAG
- the LOC109743621 gene encoding protein EXECUTER 2, chloroplastic — protein MAGRKSAIEEQRYQDASRLTKLARTSLVSPLSPTPASPSLLLLNKPSSNSKVGWWVGYAKDTDDSIGRIVRMNPGVGRYVAKSYSPSLNL, from the exons ATGGCCGGGCGCAAG AGCGCCATCGAGGAGCAGCGGTACCAGGACGCCTCCAGGCTGACCAAGCTCGCCAGAACTAGCCTGGTGAGCCCCCTATCGCCCACTCCTGCTTCTCCATCGCTGCTTCTTCTTAACAAACCATCTTCTAATAGCAAG GTAGGTTGGTGGGTGGGATATGCTAAGGACACCGATGACTCAATCGGGAGGATTGTGCGGATGAACCCTGGTGTCGGGAGATACGTCGCTAAGAGCTACAGCCCAAG TTTGAACCTATAA
- the LOC109743622 gene encoding disease resistance protein RFL1 isoform X3, with the protein MSTGTPLFVASVMLVCVAFWGYVMQLYVIPKVILGFLMPLLQDRSSSSTYRLRFLMEYIVVLYILFILDAITGVLFLRIPLYYELELAFIMYLWHPRTQLYLPSKSGATIVLNMILLPLVMVKFFTARVHDLLLACIRLRSEAARTRAHAREMRLQKLRLETRHLWGMESCLNKVHDFLESRLAHDNLLGIWGVSGVGKSSLLMQLRQSYRIFAVFHHVLYFGFGSRSTVTDVQLALGVCLGYNYEMMPLMDEKSRARVIHHSLSNTSFLLLLDELEAPVDLAAVGLRMPLGKYRHQKVIIATGSKDVCALMGCAADNIIEIGCLGEDDAWSLFKDRVGDAIIDDPRIQPLAKEMAQACGGLPIALRTFAGAMSAIQDADEWRYMYKYLQARLPLSREQFADLLHNIRHW; encoded by the exons ATGTCTACCGGAACCCC ATTGTTTGTGGCGTCTGTTATGCTGGTGTGTGT AGCGTTTTGGGGGTATGTTATGCAGCTGTATGTGATCCCGAAGGTAATTTTGGGATTTCTGATGCCGCTCCTGCAGGATCGCAGCTCAAGCTCAACCTACCGGCTCCGGTTCCTCATGGAGTACAT CGTAGTACTATACATCCTATTCATACTTGACGCAATCACAGGCGTACTGTTCTTGAG GATTCCATTGTACTACGAACTTGAGCTTGCCTTCATCATGTACCTATGGCACCCCAGGACTCAGCTATATTTACCTTCAAAATCT GGGGCTACCATTGTGCTCAACATGATCCTCCTACCACTGGTAATGGTCAAGTTCTTCACAGCGAGAGTTCATGATCTGCTCCTCGCTTGTATACGGCTCCGGTCGGAGGCAGCTCGTACCCGTGCTCATGCCCGTGAGATGAGGCTGCAGAAGCTCCGGTTGGAAACTCGCCATTTGTGGGGAATGGAGAGTTGTCTTAACAAGGTGCATGACTTTTTGGAGAGCAGGCTAGCCCATGATAACTTGCTAGGGATCTGGGGCGTGAGTGGAGTGGGTAAATCTTCCCTTCTCATGCAGCTGCGACAGTCTTACCGAATCTTCGCTGTTTTCCACCATGTGCTCTATTTTGGGTTTGGCAGCAGATCCACCGTGACGGATGTGCAGCTTGCATTGGGTGTATGTTTGGGCTACAACTACGAAATGATGCCATTGATGGATGAGAAGAGCCGGGCCCGCGTTATCCATCACAGTTTGTCAAACACCAGCTTCCTCCTGTTGCTAGATGAGCTGGAGGCGCCTGTTGATCTGGCGGCGGTTGGCCTGCGGATGCCACTTGGGAAGTACCGGCACCAGAAGGTCATCATTGCGACAGGGAGCAAGGATGTTTGTGCCCTCATGGGTTGTGCTGCTGATAACATCATCGAAATAGGGTGTTTGGGGGAAGATGATGCCTGGAGCCTCTTTAAAGACAGAGTTGGGGATGCAATCATTGATGACCCTCGGATTCAGCCGCTTGCCAAAGAG ATGGCTCAAGCCTGTGGAGGATTGCCGATAGCACTACGCACATTTGCTGGGGCAATGTCTGCGATACAAGATGCAGATGAATGGAGGTATATGTATAAATATCTCCAGGCTCGGCTTCCATTGTCACGAGAACAATTTGCAGATTTGTTACACAATATCAGGCACTGGTAG
- the LOC109743622 gene encoding disease resistance protein RFL1 isoform X4, which translates to MSTGTPLFVASVMLVCVAFWGYVMQLYVIPKVILGFLMPLLQDRSSSSTYRLRFLMEYIVVLYILFILDAITGVLFLRIPLYYELELAFIMYLWHPRTQGATIVLNMILLPLVMVKFFTARVHDLLLACIRLRSEAARTRAHAREMRLQKLRLETRHLWGMESCLNKVHDFLESRLAHDNLLGIWGVSGVGKSSLLMQLRQSYRIFAVFHHVLYFGFGSRSTVTDVQLALGVCLGYNYEMMPLMDEKSRARVIHHSLSNTSFLLLLDELEAPVDLAAVGLRMPLGKYRHQKVIIATGSKDVCALMGCAADNIIEIGCLGEDDAWSLFKDRVGDAIIDDPRIQPLAKEMAQACGGLPIALRTFAGAMSAIQDADEWRYMYKYLQARLPLSREQFADLLHNIRHW; encoded by the exons ATGTCTACCGGAACCCC ATTGTTTGTGGCGTCTGTTATGCTGGTGTGTGT AGCGTTTTGGGGGTATGTTATGCAGCTGTATGTGATCCCGAAGGTAATTTTGGGATTTCTGATGCCGCTCCTGCAGGATCGCAGCTCAAGCTCAACCTACCGGCTCCGGTTCCTCATGGAGTACAT CGTAGTACTATACATCCTATTCATACTTGACGCAATCACAGGCGTACTGTTCTTGAG GATTCCATTGTACTACGAACTTGAGCTTGCCTTCATCATGTACCTATGGCACCCCAGGACTCAG GGGGCTACCATTGTGCTCAACATGATCCTCCTACCACTGGTAATGGTCAAGTTCTTCACAGCGAGAGTTCATGATCTGCTCCTCGCTTGTATACGGCTCCGGTCGGAGGCAGCTCGTACCCGTGCTCATGCCCGTGAGATGAGGCTGCAGAAGCTCCGGTTGGAAACTCGCCATTTGTGGGGAATGGAGAGTTGTCTTAACAAGGTGCATGACTTTTTGGAGAGCAGGCTAGCCCATGATAACTTGCTAGGGATCTGGGGCGTGAGTGGAGTGGGTAAATCTTCCCTTCTCATGCAGCTGCGACAGTCTTACCGAATCTTCGCTGTTTTCCACCATGTGCTCTATTTTGGGTTTGGCAGCAGATCCACCGTGACGGATGTGCAGCTTGCATTGGGTGTATGTTTGGGCTACAACTACGAAATGATGCCATTGATGGATGAGAAGAGCCGGGCCCGCGTTATCCATCACAGTTTGTCAAACACCAGCTTCCTCCTGTTGCTAGATGAGCTGGAGGCGCCTGTTGATCTGGCGGCGGTTGGCCTGCGGATGCCACTTGGGAAGTACCGGCACCAGAAGGTCATCATTGCGACAGGGAGCAAGGATGTTTGTGCCCTCATGGGTTGTGCTGCTGATAACATCATCGAAATAGGGTGTTTGGGGGAAGATGATGCCTGGAGCCTCTTTAAAGACAGAGTTGGGGATGCAATCATTGATGACCCTCGGATTCAGCCGCTTGCCAAAGAG ATGGCTCAAGCCTGTGGAGGATTGCCGATAGCACTACGCACATTTGCTGGGGCAATGTCTGCGATACAAGATGCAGATGAATGGAGGTATATGTATAAATATCTCCAGGCTCGGCTTCCATTGTCACGAGAACAATTTGCAGATTTGTTACACAATATCAGGCACTGGTAG
- the LOC109743622 gene encoding disease resistance protein RFL1 isoform X1: MSTGTPLFVASVMLVCVAFWGYVMQLYVIPKVILGFLMPLLQDRSSSSTYRLRFLMEYIVVLYILFILDAITGVLFLRIPLYYELELAFIMYLWHPRTQLYLPSKSVVGATIVLNMILLPLVMVKFFTARVHDLLLACIRLRSEAARTRAHAREMRLQKLRLETRHLWGMESCLNKVHDFLESRLAHDNLLGIWGVSGVGKSSLLMQLRQSYRIFAVFHHVLYFGFGSRSTVTDVQLALGVCLGYNYEMMPLMDEKSRARVIHHSLSNTSFLLLLDELEAPVDLAAVGLRMPLGKYRHQKVIIATGSKDVCALMGCAADNIIEIGCLGEDDAWSLFKDRVGDAIIDDPRIQPLAKEMAQACGGLPIALRTFAGAMSAIQDADEWRYMYKYLQARLPLSREQFADLLHNIRHW; this comes from the exons ATGTCTACCGGAACCCC ATTGTTTGTGGCGTCTGTTATGCTGGTGTGTGT AGCGTTTTGGGGGTATGTTATGCAGCTGTATGTGATCCCGAAGGTAATTTTGGGATTTCTGATGCCGCTCCTGCAGGATCGCAGCTCAAGCTCAACCTACCGGCTCCGGTTCCTCATGGAGTACAT CGTAGTACTATACATCCTATTCATACTTGACGCAATCACAGGCGTACTGTTCTTGAG GATTCCATTGTACTACGAACTTGAGCTTGCCTTCATCATGTACCTATGGCACCCCAGGACTCAGCTATATTTACCTTCAAAATCTGTAGTT GGGGCTACCATTGTGCTCAACATGATCCTCCTACCACTGGTAATGGTCAAGTTCTTCACAGCGAGAGTTCATGATCTGCTCCTCGCTTGTATACGGCTCCGGTCGGAGGCAGCTCGTACCCGTGCTCATGCCCGTGAGATGAGGCTGCAGAAGCTCCGGTTGGAAACTCGCCATTTGTGGGGAATGGAGAGTTGTCTTAACAAGGTGCATGACTTTTTGGAGAGCAGGCTAGCCCATGATAACTTGCTAGGGATCTGGGGCGTGAGTGGAGTGGGTAAATCTTCCCTTCTCATGCAGCTGCGACAGTCTTACCGAATCTTCGCTGTTTTCCACCATGTGCTCTATTTTGGGTTTGGCAGCAGATCCACCGTGACGGATGTGCAGCTTGCATTGGGTGTATGTTTGGGCTACAACTACGAAATGATGCCATTGATGGATGAGAAGAGCCGGGCCCGCGTTATCCATCACAGTTTGTCAAACACCAGCTTCCTCCTGTTGCTAGATGAGCTGGAGGCGCCTGTTGATCTGGCGGCGGTTGGCCTGCGGATGCCACTTGGGAAGTACCGGCACCAGAAGGTCATCATTGCGACAGGGAGCAAGGATGTTTGTGCCCTCATGGGTTGTGCTGCTGATAACATCATCGAAATAGGGTGTTTGGGGGAAGATGATGCCTGGAGCCTCTTTAAAGACAGAGTTGGGGATGCAATCATTGATGACCCTCGGATTCAGCCGCTTGCCAAAGAG ATGGCTCAAGCCTGTGGAGGATTGCCGATAGCACTACGCACATTTGCTGGGGCAATGTCTGCGATACAAGATGCAGATGAATGGAGGTATATGTATAAATATCTCCAGGCTCGGCTTCCATTGTCACGAGAACAATTTGCAGATTTGTTACACAATATCAGGCACTGGTAG